Proteins encoded in a region of the Megalops cyprinoides isolate fMegCyp1 chromosome 3, fMegCyp1.pri, whole genome shotgun sequence genome:
- the LOC118774660 gene encoding claudin-7-B-like — MANSGLQILGFALSLIGLIGLIIGTILPQWKMSAYVGDNIITAVAMYQGLWMSCAFQSTGQMQCKVYDSILQLDSSLQATRALMIVGIIVTVAGLGVACMGMKCTNCGGDDKVRKSRIAMAGGVILLVGALCAVVACSWFAHNIIQAFYNPFTPVNTKYEFGAAIFIAWAGAFLDILGGGMLAASCPRKSRPATKYPIASSRPPSSTKEYV, encoded by the exons ATGGCCAACTCAGGGCTTCAGATCTTGGGCTTCGCCCTCTCGCTGATCGGGCTAATTGGTCTGATAATCGGAACCATCCTGCCCCAGTGGAAGATGTCCGCGTACGTTGGCGACAATATCATCACCGCGGTGGCAATGTACCAGGGCCTTTGGATGTCGTGCGCGTTCCAGAGCACTGGACAGATGCAATGCAAAGTCTACGATTCCATTCTGCAACTCGACA gctctcTCCAGGCGACGCGGGCTCTGATGATTGTGGGCATCATTGTGACAGTGGCGGGCCTGGGCGTGGCCTGCATGGGCATGAAGTGCACAAACTGCGGCGGCGACGACAAAGTGCGCAAGTCTCGCATCGCCATGGCAGGCGGAGTCATTCTGCTGGTGGGAG ctctctgtgctgtcgtGGCCTGCTCCTGGTTTGCCCACAACATCATCCAGGCCTTCTACAACCCCTTCACCCCCGTCAACACTAA GTATGAATTCGGGGCAGCCATCTTCATCGCCTGGGCAGGTGCCTTCCTGGACATCCTGGGCGGAGGCATGCTGGCTGCGTCCTGCCCCAGGAAGAGCAGGCCGGCCACCAAGTACCCCATTGCCTCCTCCCGGCCCCCAAGCAGCACCAAGGAGTATGTGTGA
- the LOC118775647 gene encoding cornifelin homolog B-like: MTTKLVIQQPQPVVETVQSNQWSSGICDCWEDKANCCFAFWCLPCFTCKTSQDYGQCLCLPLLDLGIVPPITLSMRVSMRKQYGITGTICNDCLYATFCRACTWCQMAREMKQRFQPIVLINAKTKE, from the exons ATGACGACCAAACTGGTCATCCAGCAGCCACAGCCTGTAGTGGAGACGGTGCAGTCCAACCAATGGAGCTCTGGCATCTGCGACTGCTGGGAGGACAAGGCcaact gcTGTTTTGCGTTCTGGTGTCTTCCCTGCTTCACCTGTAAGACGTCACAGGACTACGGacagtgtctgtgtctccccctgctggaccTCGGCATTGTACCCCCAATTACCCTTTCTATGAGAGTCTCCATGCGCAAGCAGTATGGCATCACG GGTACCATCTGTAATGATTGCCTCTACGCCACATTCTGCAGAGCTTGCACCTGGTGCCAGATGGCCAGAGAAATGAAGCAACGCTTCCAACCCATCGTACTCATCAACGCCAAGACCAAAGAATGa